ATCTCTAGCTTTCAATTCTCTAATCTCAATTTGCGAATTTAGATTCGTTTTGGTGATTGTAATGCTATTGAGTTGatcttttcttaatttgcAGCAGAAGAGTAGAAAGAATCATCGAATTCAGCTTGGATCTATTGCCAACATGTCTGGAGGAGAAAGCATAGATATAGCTAAAGTAATAGTGAAACAAGAGTCGTCTCCTCAAAATGTTAAACGTGTATACAACAAGTCAAAGGGTGGTACTAAACTGTTAAAGGCTGGGAAACGAATGGCGAATGGCGGTATCTGCTTTTTCTGATCAATCTCTTTGGCTAGCTCTTAGAATGTGATATGTATTGAAAATAAGAATCTGTTTGTATTCAGCATTGTTGtgaatgagtttttttgtgCAGAAGTGCAAAATGGTGGCTTAAATGGAGCTAGTATTAACTGCCGTTATGACAGTTCTTTAGGTAACTAATAGTTCTGTTTACTAAGGTTCATGTTTGTATGGAGATAACAACTGTAATTGTATCGGtgtctcttttgtttgatagggttgttgacaaaaaaattcgTGAAGTTGATCCAGGAAGCTGAGGATGGAACACTTGACCTTAACTATTGTGCAGTTGTTTTGGAGGTATGCTAAATGTATCTTAATATTTaagttaaaaatgtatgtCTCAACTCGTAGAAGATCTAATTAAGAACGTGGACTAAAAAGATCACTCACCTTTATAACCCTTGCCTTAACTGTTTGATATCTCCCTAGTTATCTTCATCAGCTTGTTAGGATCTCCTCTTATGTGCTTACGTGTTCCTGCGATCCCTCTTAACAGGTACAAAAAAGAAGGATATATGATATTACAAATGTCCTTGAAGGAATTGGATTGATAGAGAAAACTACAAAGAATCATATCCGCTGGAAGTAAGTACacaaattttttctttcttggatACATTGCAGCGTATATAGCTTGAGTTCGTCTGACTTTGTGTATGCGCTATTGATGCAGGGGTGCTGACAATCTTGGACAAAAGGACCTGGGAGATCAAATTTCTAGGCTTAAGGTTCATTGTGACAAGCATTTTCACGTGTTTTCTTTGTCGTAGAACTTACTGCTATGCAAATAATCTGTCAAATTCatgatttcattatttttctgtCTTATAGTTTATTTCACACAGTTATTTTCAAATTCCCCATTACTGACCGGTTACATATCTACGTATTTTCAGTCAGAAGTAGAGAGTATGCAATCTGAGGAAAGCAGGTTGGATGATCTTATAAGGTTGGTTGCTTGTGTTCTTATATTATGTTTGGAGACTTATCCATTGTTCCTTTCCCACATGGTTTGAAGATCATCATGTTATGTATCTCCAGGGAACGACAAGAAGCTCTCAGATCCTTGGAGGAAGATGACTACTGTAGAAGGTATTCGTCAGTTTATTTGAGTTTCATCTTTTTGTATATACACGAGAGTGTTGCTAAGATCAATGATGGAAATAAACAGGTACATGTTTATGACGGAGGAAGATATAACGAGTCTCCCACGGTTTCAGGTCCTCCCCAACTAGTTCTTGAAAATCATCTTATGTTTTCCTCAGTTATTTAACATACTAAACTGGTAGTCCTTATACAGAACCAGACATTACTAGCAATTAAAGCTCCTACAGCTAGTTACATCGAAGTTCCAGATCCTGATGAGGTGAGCGTTTTTAATGCTTTCATATTTGCTGTACAGTTGTAATATAATGTGTCACAAAGTAAAGCATCTGTTTTTGTTCACGATAGATGAGTTTTCCGCAACAGTACCGGATGGTGATTAGGAGTAGAATGGGGCCGATTGATGTCTATCTTTTAAGGTACTTAGTTACACATTCCACTCTCTGTGTCTGGtcttatctatatatttgtCAGTCAGTGTTAATAACTGGGAACAAACATGATCGCAGCAAATACAAAGGAGACAGTGCGGAAACAAGCGACAAGTTGGGTAATGAGTCTGATCAAAAAGCTCCAGTTGGAGTAGACACTCCTTCCTTGAAAATAGTAACTTCAGATACTGATGTAAGTATTTAGATCCACTGATATGGGTTTTGGGATCAGTCTCGCATTTCGTATGTTGCGATTAAGTTGAATTTTTGGTTGTGTATTGCCAGTTAAAAGCAGATTACTGGTTCGAGTCAGATGCAGAGGTGAGCCTCACAGATTTATGGAGCAACTTCAACAGCTGAGAAACAAAGTTGTTTGAAACCTCAAATTCCCAATTACTAGGATGAGGATGAATTTTCTGTTACATTTTACTACCCCTTTTGAGCCTGAAATCCtaatagatttttttccttataaaaataaaagatgcaATATTTTAAGGTCATTCAAGGGATGTGGCAATTATGTGAAAAAACTTGTACTCtaattagatatataattatactTAATGGCCTTTTGCATGTCAATGCATACATCTGTTTTTGTAACATGTGTTTATAATGAACTTTGAAATTAATCTTTTTGACACTTTGGGTCCATAGGTTACAATTTGCATGttcaaacagaaacaaagcATCATTTACGAACCACCTGATTTGGACAATATCAAACGTTACTTCTGTCAGAATCATGTCAAAAAACGAATGGTTCCAAATTGAAAACTAGTTAATCTCTCATCTTGTTACATTTAGTTTCAAAGCTCGAAGTCTTGAACGCTAgtagagaaaaatatcttgTGGAAAAGAAGTATCAACTTTACAAAGCTTGATGTCATTCATGAGTTAGATCATATCATGTTTGATGTCATTCATGAGTTAATCATGACCACATTGGACATTGATATCTTGGTGGATCCCTAAATATGGTGCTTGTTTGGATCCCAAGCAATACTTTTCGTTAAATGGCATAACTCTTGCCTAGAAGTAACTGCCTAAAACAGTAAAACGTaccctaaaaaaaaaggaatgcCTTTCAGAGGATAATTTTCCTAATATACATTGTTGGATATAATTCTGCTATATAAACTCACCCACACACGAGAAGATTGAAAGCGACtcaaaaatcaagaacatcGAACAACGTCGTTTTGCCGCTGACTACCATCTCAAACGATTCCCAAACAAATGGCTCAGTTCACTACAACAATATCGTTTTGACCgagattcttgatttttttttatatacaaacttttatggtaattttattgttgaaaATCATGGCTAAGCATTATTGGAATAGAAGCAAAACTCAAATATAGCCTGTCAAATAAGAGAAGGTATAGAGCAGATTCGTTGATACATCATAGAAGAAGAGGTAGTGAACAAAAATTTTCTACCTCGCCAAGTCAGTTTTgctccttttttgtttttgtttttggctcatattcaaactttaaaaatgCAATGTTGACGTTTCTTCTAGGTTGGAATTGGACAGAGGACAACTTGGTAATGTTTGTACCGAGGTTTTAACAATAAGTAACTAAGGAGTTTGAGGAGAACGGAGTAGATTTTTTATTAACGATGAAGGAGAACAATAAAATTACAGAacgaaaaaccaaaaatgcaGAACGGAGAACCGAAAGTACATAACGGAAAATCAGGAAATATATAATGGAGAACCAAAAGGACAAAACGGAGAACCGAACGTACAGAATGAGAAACCTGAAAATACAGAACAGAGAACCGAACGTACAGAACGGAAAACCagaaagtaaaagataaaGAGCTAGACAACAATTCTCTCTTAAATTCTACGAATAATAACTTTAAGTCTGAATCCCTTTTCTCAATAGTGTCTTCTACTATTATAGGTGACCTAAAATTTCCTTTGTCTCTCTTgcgatttctcctttttatcCCTTCGAATATGTCGAGTTAAGCCGAACCAAGATGGGCCGAGCTGATATATCACTGGGCCAAGCAGAATTTTTGTTGGGCCGAGCCGTTGCCATGATGGGTCATTGTTCTGATGGGCTGTTTTTCCATGTTAGCAACTTGTTTGACTTAATTAATCTTTGTTTGGGCCAAATTAGGCATGGAAGGCAAAGCCNNNNNNNNNNNNNNNNNNNNNNNNNNNNNNNNNNNNNNNNNNNNNNNNNNNNNNNNNNNNNNNNNNNNNNNNNNNNNNNNNNNNNNNNNNNNNNNNNNNNGGCAAAGCCCGTATCCCATAGGTAAGCATTTTATGGGAAAATGCCATAGGTGAGTCTCATGTGAAGTTGAATGACTAGtttagagcatctccattgAGAATTTATATAGGAGAAAGaaattctaaaaaataaaatgaaaaattagaaaaaggaaaagatagGAGAGAAACTTATGGATactcatttttaaaattgtttcatTCTGATTggttcaaaaataaataataaaaaattaataaaactaatattattttatataattgagtTTCTAACCGATGAAAATGGTCTTAATATACACGGGACATAGATTTTTCTACTTGCCCTCACTAAACTCAAATTTACTTTGCTCACTGAGAACGAGTTTTGTTCTTcgtttctaaaattttaaacatgatTGCCCATTTGGCGTCAAGGACGAGTTTAGTAGTCGCAATCTAAAAGACTTCAAATCATCAAGTCAATGGAGCTTCAGgcgtttgttttttttatatatatctacaacACTAATTTACCATCACTACTCGATaacttcctttttttcttcaaaaatattgaagCTTTCTTATCTAATCAGAAAATGAGGTTCATCCTTCGTTCCATTTGTTTCCTACTCCTCGTTTCAAGTTTTTCTAAACACTTTTGTTTCATCTACACAACACTTGTGTGATTCTGACCAAAGGGATGCTCTTCTTGAGTTCAAGAAAGAGTGTTTGATCCAGAAAACTACTTGGGTTGATTTAAAGTGATTGTTATTCTTGGGATGGCGTGTGATGCTAAGTCAGGCAAAGTGATTGGGCTAGACCTTAGTGACGACTTCCTCCATGGCAAGCTCAAATCCAATAGTAGTCTTTTTAGACTTCGTCACCTGCGTGATCTGAACCTTGGTTACAACAATTTTTCCGGTTCGCCAATCCCAGCTCAGTTTGATAAACTTGTGGGGTTAGAAATGTTGATCGATAATTGAGTTTAGTATGTctaataattatataagtaATTATGTATGTTAAGTCAAAGTGTGTGTTTGGTTAAAGAGTCGTGTCTATTAAGTTTAGACAGTTATGTCTTAAGGGtcacaagaaagaagagttgCATCTCTTAACTTTCAAACCCGATTGAAGTCTATTTAAATATAAGTTGTATTACTGGAACACAAGTTGttcattttgtcttttctATTGAATAAAACAgaagttctttttcattcaAGTTACGTATTGATCACGATCAATACGAAGTTgattttctctctgttttactctgtttctgttttggaGACTTAAGTTTCTAACAAGAAAGACTTGACCTCTTTTGGTCTTCACTTTCAGAACAAAATTccaaccaagcttcttcagctAACCAAGTTGTTGTCtctccatctttcttctttgggcTATTTTTACATGCCTCTATCAATTTAtaattcttttcttcatctactTGCTCGAAACTTGAGAAACCTTAGAGAATTGGATATGAGTTTCGTAAACATTTATTCATAAATCTCCCATGAATTTTCAAACATGTAGTCTCTAAGATGGCTAAATCTTGAAGACTGTAACCTATTTGGAGAATTTCCAAGCAGTGTTCATCTGATACCCAGCTGAGAGTCCATTAGATTGTACGAAAATCCAAACCTGATAGGCTATTAATATAGTGACTACGCATCTATTAATATATCATGTttattgaaataatttaaataatcaagagaaacaaattgaTCAAAAGTAAGCaaaaattaagcaaaaaaaagcaagaaatgAGCATAACATAagtaaaatttctttaaaaactgacaaacaaaattcacatAGTCAAAGTTAagattttaaacaaatacttctaacaatcaaatggatagggtgaaaaaaataaaagtattgtCTTCAGccaaaagttaaatttttgtcAAGCCCATATTTATGTAAGATTTCAAAGTTGTatgttatttcatttttggatctaaatataatattgtaAAGTCATAGTAGAAAACCATAGACCATGGGCTATTAAACTTGTCGGCccaaat
This sequence is a window from Arabidopsis thaliana chromosome 1 sequence. Protein-coding genes within it:
- the ATE2F2 gene encoding winged-helix DNA-binding transcription factor family protein (ATE2F2; CONTAINS InterPro DOMAIN/s: Winged helix-turn-helix transcription repressor DNA-binding (InterPro:IPR011991), Transcription factor E2F/dimerisation partner (TDP) (InterPro:IPR003316), E2F Family (InterPro:IPR015633); BEST Arabidopsis thaliana protein match is: E2F transcription factor 1 (TAIR:AT5G22220.3); Has 948 Blast hits to 896 proteins in 121 species: Archae - 0; Bacteria - 0; Metazoa - 593; Fungi - 12; Plants - 245; Viruses - 0; Other Eukaryotes - 98 (source: NCBI BLink).), encoding MAATSNSGEDPTLSYHHRSPFRFELLQSISSSDPRYSSLTPSSTNRPFSVSQSLPNSQLSPLISPHWDDSYSQITQKVQKSRKNHRIQLGSIANMSGGESIDIAKVIVKQESSPQNVKRVYNKSKGGTKLLKAGKRMANGEVQNGGLNGASINCRYDSSLGLLTKKFVKLIQEAEDGTLDLNYCAVVLEVQKRRIYDITNVLEGIGLIEKTTKNHIRWKGADNLGQKDLGDQISRLKSEVESMQSEESRLDDLIRERQEALRSLEEDDYCRRYMFMTEEDITSLPRFQNQTLLAIKAPTASYIEVPDPDEMSFPQQYRMVIRSRMGPIDVYLLSKYKGDSAETSDKLGNESDQKAPVGVDTPSLKIVTSDTDLKADYWFESDAEVSLTDLWSNFNS
- the ATE2F2 gene encoding winged-helix DNA-binding transcription factor family protein (ATE2F2; CONTAINS InterPro DOMAIN/s: Winged helix-turn-helix transcription repressor DNA-binding (InterPro:IPR011991), Transcription factor E2F/dimerisation partner (TDP) (InterPro:IPR003316), E2F Family (InterPro:IPR015633); BEST Arabidopsis thaliana protein match is: E2F transcription factor 1 (TAIR:AT5G22220.3).), with the translated sequence MAATSNSGEDPTLSYHHRSPFRFELLQSISSSDPRYSSLTPSSTNRPFSVSQSLPNSQLSPLISPHWDDSYSQITQKVKSRKNHRIQLGSIANMSGGESIDIAKVIVKQESSPQNVKRVYNKSKGGTKLLKAGKRMANGEVQNGGLNGASINCRYDSSLGLLTKKFVKLIQEAEDGTLDLNYCAVVLEVQKRRIYDITNVLEGIGLIEKTTKNHIRWKGADNLGQKDLGDQISRLKSEVESMQSEESRLDDLIRERQEALRSLEEDDYCRRYMFMTEEDITSLPRFQNQTLLAIKAPTASYIEVPDPDEMSFPQQYRMVIRSRMGPIDVYLLSKYKGDSAETSDKLGNESDQKAPVGVDTPSLKIVTSDTDLKADYWFESDAEVSLTDLWSNFNS